The sequence cctgattaatactttatttatgcaataataaacatattcatTCGGAGAAAAATTCCCAGGAATCAATATGTTTAGtttaaaacattaaagaaaTTCGGAGAAAGTTCCTTTGAAATGCCGACAACACAAATTTTTTGGTAACAAGTGTCGTTGATCtgctttaaagtttaaactcccaattacaatttgtaaacatgATCACGTTTCTGTTCTCACCATTTAATCATAAACAGAATGCAAATGGAATGTAGAGCATCATCATGATGCATCttgcaataacaaaaatatcatattttGAAGAGCATTCATTCATCACAGTGTTGCCTGATGAGGGTATTTCTTCCTAAATTGGGGAGGAAATTGGGGATATTACTtacaatttattcaaaattagttGTTAAAGAACATATCGAgtccttagcgccaaattatcgtaagcggcAAAACACaaaccgaggtgtcctactttgaggacccttggtcgcgcccctggtgggcccatgagatcaaggttcaaaacttaaactcgacagcactttTTCTTTgcacatgtgaaatttcatacaaaccaatctaaccatttagaagtaaCTGATTTATATCCCTCTTTTTTTCGATACCACTAtacgcttacgataaaatttgtattctgttaaatataaacattgacttacgatagaatcttaccccctataatttttaagttattaacaattttgatattctgagaaccctaacacatcagtcggtccataaaattttcatttttgcaataaaaaaaaatttagaaaatgtcgcttacgataatttggcgctaagggctcgatatttataagaatttCCGTACTCTATTCAATTCATAAACGAAATCAATTTTGCATTCTTCATATTTATGTTTCTTTCgcgaattttatgtattaaattcgAGAATCGAAAAGATAAATTCGAATTAAGAAATCAATTCGACCATTCTCGGTACTCTGATTAATATATCTAAATATtcttgataaaataaaatactttttttttagtttttatttcaaataatttgtttgattttgaaaacaaaattggggatttaaattttgaaataagcaGTTGTTGGGGACCTGAGGtaacatttttctggcaacactAATTCATCATCTTATAAACAGACGGAGTATGAAGTATGTAGATGAGAAGATGATACATTTAATTGGAATCCATctgtcaaacaaaaatcatttcgCACACAAAGTCGGCACATCATCCAAagttacaaacaaaacaaagcaaCAAATATAATTCGTTTTATCGGTTCTTTATTTATGGACAAAACAGAATCAGAATTAGtttgtaaacaattgaaattcaagagaattttctttgtttttattaagaGATTAATCATTTTTTTCGTTTTCGTTTTGATTTCGATGATGTTGATTTTCTTAAACGcgtaatacatatttaaatttccaACAAAACATGATGATTACTTACTACTTGCAAGTTGTAACTGCAAGCATTAGTATAAGAAAACCACACACATTTGGAGATGCAGCCGCTCGTTAGATGGTACATTAGACCCgaccttaaaaaatataaatttgtatatttgtcTTGGAtggatataatttttttctttattatccaAAGCTAAATGCTAAATGATGCAGAATTCGAGGGCTTATAGGCCCTAAGTTATTAATGCGTGAGTTCTTATTTTAGTGATTTTGAATCCATGATATTCATCTTTATGGAACAAAAATACCCCATTACATATTGAtttattattagaaaaatataaaattagtcacattcaagaaaaatttattttttatagggCAGGTCTACTACAAATGGTGGGTTCTTTTATCTATTAAgagtttttcgttttttttattggaacaatttgattttctttttttagttttttttgatctaattatttattgtaaattttaaaaccttatttatgatttggtataaaaaataacaaataaaatagaatCACATAAATTATATATCTGGCGGCAAAAGACGAAATTGAACATGCCCTACCACAAtagatgtaaataaaattatgctttgtactgtttttttttttgttgttgtgagaAATCAAACAATTATATACAGGTATGGTTTGACTAGCAAGGAAATTTAGTATAGGCAGTTCAGATAgcttttatatgtatgtataatttcaatgttaaataataaatttatttatttaaaataacttgtcatattttgaggccaagaacgaatcaacccaatttcggatactctgttctaatgTGAAGCGTATCTAGAGTTTTTCACGAGAAGTCCCGGGAATTCCGCAGAATTTTCAATCCCGGTAATTGTGCGAGGATTCCCccgaattattttccttagttttatgtgatgttttttgaacttgactttctctaaaagatacttaaagctccaaaacaaatgcagaagtttcatacaacaaacaaaatttaacccaaattattccaaaaccttgtgaatgttcagggctgtcacagaattccgaccatataataccctacactaagtaaaagagcaaaaacatttttctttttaaaatttcaataatttatatttttgaatgattttcggaagtgggccttatatgggggctatgaccaattatggaccgatcaccatgaaattaggtcgcgtgatttatgtctatatgaaagtttactatgttgaattttgtgagtataccaacattttaagcgatttaaagtgattttcagaagcgggtctatatgggagctatgactaattatgggccgatcgtaacaaaatttggtgacatgaattttgtatatataaaacttatgtggagcgaattttatttgaatacgaatatttttaaattaaacatttatgaccgataaagtccaatttcgggaggacatttatatgggggctaggtgatataatggaccgatttcagcctgtttcaataggcttcgtccttttgccgaaaaaattatatgtaccaaattttacatcggacatcgtttaatcgactcagaaagtgattctaagtggatcggtatactttaaggtgggtgttagactaatatttttgggcgttacacacatctgcataaacgcataataccctccccactatggtggtgtagggtataacaaacgatattttttagctttttaacgaagtctacattcttaaaatttaataatttgttctaggcggTAATTCCCGGGATCcctggaaatttcaaaattaattccgatttcccgggaaatgaaaatgTGCGGGAAAAGAATAACTCtaagcgtatcccagatagaGCGATCTgtatcgatcaaaacaaatagtgttCAGACGGggtaaggtctggactataaggcgggtgaagcaaaacttgccaatcacttttttctaaatactttttaacatgtggccgagcattttcatgttggaatattgcggtttcatgtctggcagcatattctggtcgtttttcggacaatgctcgcttcaaacgaatcagttgcgttcggtacagattccctgtgatggtctgaccagatttcagcagctcgtaATAGAGCTCATaacaccatggatatttggctttggtatcgattcagctggttggccgggcttcacatacgatagcttacgcttcgggttatcgtatggattaatttttaatcgcaagtaatgattcggtgtaaaaatgattttgttttacaGCGTACAATCCGCATTTCAGACATGTAAATTCGTCTTTCAAAATCTCTCacattcaattcgtatggtacccaattttcctgcttttggatgaatcctgctgcttgcaaacgttttgtaaATGCTGCTTCAGTaatttccaatgattttgcaagctcttgttgagtttgataacaatcttcatggagtaatgtctccaattcttggtcttcaaaccttTTTGGCTATcatgggcgatatttgtcttccctTTCGAAATCACCAGTTTTGTACAGCaaaaaaccatctctcgcacattgaatctgatggaacacattcaccataagcttcgttCGGTAagtaatcggtgtgcttcagcggcacttttttcaaattaaataaataaagcaaaacttctcgcatatgacgcttttgtggcagaaaattggacattttcgaagcaaaaacaactttgttgtttgcactaaaatgttcaaaaaattacatataagttattaaaaacaaaaactgcgttCATAAGCGTactgtaaatcccgcatttttaagtcatacacccaataatagtggaaacactttttttgttaaaatttttatctatatagAATGTCATTTCACATACAATCCCAAGATATTAGAATTAATATATCCATCGTTTTCCCAGAAggacaattataattttaaaacttaactgTTTAATTGatagtataatttaaataatctaATCTGCGAAAGCCTTATTGTTGGAAACTCTGTTATGTAATGTTTGGGCATTGAGCGCTCCATAGttaattcatttatatttctttagaaaaatataaatgcatatttttttaggtttttagggcatattttgtttgatttatttaaagaatatttttggcgcatattttccaataatattgtaaatgcatgaaaatccatAGTTATACAATTATTGCATATTTTGTAAGAGAGAAGAaatcaaacaaataattttttaattcacaaAGGAATTACGTAACAGTTCTACTATAATACGAGTATGTTTAGTcgacttaattatttttttacacccagagtctctggtggAAATCGAAGCCGCAAACCCCAAATTGATAGCCCAGCCCACTGTTGTTTAGTCGATCGTAGCTACCAAAGTGTAAGTGTATCAAAAACGTAATTTTATTCTCTGAAATTAGTTGATTAACTCTTAACAATTCGACTCCTATAAACCTAATATAGCGTacgtttcaaataaaaatatttggaatgattTTCACAGCGAGAAACACAAAAGCCAAATGAGAAATGAGAaatcaataacaataataataatattgtaaaataaattaaaattacataaatttcatttaaatcgttTACAAGTTGTTCCTACACACCACAATGTGTTCAACAACGTCTTGTGCAGCACTACTAGAAGAATTATGAAGTTTAAATAGAAACATTCATTTACAACACATTTAGTGCATTATTAACACTTCAGAatgatcataaaaataaatacatatgtacccataaacaaaaatatactaacacaaaataacaaaatatatttacgagctaaatatttgtatttatttatttgtaacacATTTGTAGCTGCATCACTCAACTAAGTCCATCAGTTTTACAATTGAGTGGTGGAACTCATACACAGTTTGGTTGTGGCTTTAGACACTGATCCATAATgaccttaaatattttttaaattatttttacaatttgagGATTATCACCAATGCACGTTGAATGTAGCAGTGTGATGTTTGAGAGGAATGTTTGTGTCCATATGGAGGGGTTTAATTTTAACTGCCTCTTTTGAGAAGACAtatacccaataagcatttttcaaGTTGTAAACAAATGTAATTCTAGCCTGGATTCCagtgtcaagcaattgaattacagttgtattgcactttatatcaatagcattccagacaaataaatgatttttgtttgaaaaacttttctaattttcaaatattttccaagttaaaaaataattatatttgaattcaagtaaaaCTCCAACAATATTTTCCAGTGTTTGTCTTTTTTTTAGACTAATAATGCTTAGAGGGTAGTGTCATTTTTCGAACACAATTTATGAACTTGTGTTCgtatttattattcattttattgttattgttttgggGGATATCTTTAGTCCATAAATTTAAAAGCAGGAAGTGTTGGGTTTTTCGTATTCTAGATGCctcgaatttttatatttttatttatttagaaaaagggccttagtattttcttaaaaaagggATTCGAATCATTTGGATTTTTAAGGCAACAATTCCTTCAAAGCCACTTCTGGTGGTTTGTTGAATTATACATTCATTGGACAGGTGAGCTGCAATAATGAGGAGAAGAAGAACACTAaatggtaccgtgaaataacttccaaatgaaataactccccacgaaaaaattaaataacacccaacaaatttttcatacaacttatttcattatgaaacaactcctaatttttagttgggagttatttcaaaatgcaataactcccaatgaaacaactcccaattaaatttttgttgggtttaatttgattttattttgggaattaggagttatttcatttttgttcggttctactttgcaaaagcagaacccataaatatcaaaaactggcttagCTCAGACCATTTGTTTTGCTTTGAAGGCCTTCGGCCGTGAGCTatggttttctcctctggggtgtatcaaaaactggcatcgctcagaaaagttttttgcattgacgGCCTTCTGCAGGGCGCGAagattttctcctctggggtgtatcaaaaaccggcttcgctcagaaaagattatttttacattGTCGGCGTTTGTCAGGtcgcaacgatttcttaatctggtgcgaaatgtAAATTGGCTTTCTGaattattataaaacctttctacAATGAAAgcaatcttttctgagcgaagtcAGATTTTGATATACTCTACAGGAGGAAGACTTTGCGCTTTCATTTTGCcatttggtagttatttcatttttcaagtttgggaattatttaatttttgatgggagttatttcacggtaccacactaaatatttcattgacaCTTCACGTAATTGATTGATTGAAACTCATGAGTATTTCCATACGAATTGAatctgagagaccttgaatgacgattttgaatatccgaaattatgcttgaacgctataaaagaaaatcatttttgcaccgaatcattacttgcattgaaaaatggatccattaccataacccgaagagtaagagatcgtacgggAAGCCCAGCCAATCAgcagaatcgacaccaaaaccaaatatccatggctctaaggtaatgctctgtatttggtaggagcaaaagagtcctatctattatgagctgctgaaatcttacTAGACCtcatccgccttatagtccagaccttgccccgtccaaaTACTATGAACAGTtcctttggctcggaatccatatgtcggcagaaatatgggaaaaggtcatagctaacaatgggcaatactttgaataaatttatattgtacaaatgaatCAAAATAAGATCTAAAAATGAACTTTAAAGGCAAGTTATAATAATGTACTTAAATGACACACCTTTAAATCAAATTTGCATTGAATTCCAGCCTATTTTTGCCAGTTCACAAGTTCAGTTTTAAATGGTATTCCACCAGTAAAAGCAGTGAAGTAAACATATTTCGGTTATATGCCATTTAAACCAATGAGAAACTAGTAGTTTGAAAAActattgtattaaaatatattcatatttatttcatatacatacatacatcaaaaaatactttcaactagtttttaatgaaaactcaataaaaacacAAGAAGTCTGGAAACATTTCCCCAGACAAATAGTTACGACAACTTGTGCTAACTAACTTTCGGTATGAATTCTGACTgaattctgcaaaaaaaaatgtttagtgggAAACCACAAAGTTGATATGTAAAcgaattggtttttaaaaaatggcaCGAATGAATAAGTAAGTTGGCCGAATCTCAACGTTTTAATTAACTacacatttttgcaaaatatattttcgGTGCATcccttaaagtatgctttacATTCTGTTCAACCCTTGAGTATACCAAACACAAACTTGGCATTACTCTACAGCAGCTGTTTACAGATGGCATCTCTCGTATAACAACCCTGTTCCAAATCATTTGACAGTTCGTCTCTGTAttatttatcataatttttatttgtttatttggcTAAAATTAGTGCAAGTTggattagaataaacaaaatttgtggaaaaagtTTAGGCAATATTATGGAACTAAACGATTACAATGGTTTCGAAGACCATTGTAAGAATAATGAAATCGTAAGTTTTTAAGATAGTTTCCCAAAATGTGCCAAAAGGAAGGATGGCTCAGAAATACATATAAAGTGTTCTATTCTTGTTATATTTTAAAGGATTTAAAGGTGAAATTTGTTCAAAAAGAATCTCACAGTATTGATACAATGGAGCAAATTATGCAACGCAAGGAGCAAGAATTTATAGATCATGTACAAATTTGACAAAAACATCATATTATAAACAGCtctttaaaatattctttattgcAGACATTGCTGGCTCCAGAGTACATGAGGGATCCCAATCATTTCATAATGGACTTGATGAATTTTCCGAAAACCGAAGCCGGTACTCATAATAATGGTGATAATTTAACTACAGATTTACACTTCCACAATAGTTTATTTCCCGTGGGCACCGATAGTCACCAGCACCCAAATGAGCCTCGCAAGTCGCCACCAAATTCAGTGTTTATGCCTttaaataatgattttcttATGCCGGTTCAAAAGTCGTACAATACAACAGTTAATTCGGTGACCACCGAAGATGAGAATGGTGTAAAAGTCGTACAGCAATTATTATTAACCGATTCTAATGTCACTTTGGATGTAAGTAATGTGTTGTATAGAAATTAtgtcaaataattaattttttcaaattccaggATAATTCCATAGATGGCGACTGTGATTTAACACGTTTCAATTCCCGCAAAGTCTTGCCCCATAAAAAACGCATTTCCCGCAAACTAAAAATCCACCACTGTGATTCAGATTTACAACTGAATGTGCCGCTAGACGATCATAAATTGCCACATGTTGATCAATTGGTAGTGGGACCTGGCAGTATGCAGCAATTTCGTTGTGAACTTTGTGGTCACGTCACCTGTTCCCAACTGGATTTTTTTGCCCATCTCAAACAACACTATGAACCTTCAACTCCAGACACAATATTGGCTGCTATGAAAACCTCACTGGATGTTTTGGGGCCAGAAAAAACAGCGGAACATTTATGTGCCATTAAAAAGGtattgaagttaaattttagaaattctaAAAGCTGCTTTTCGAAATTGCTGAAAAGTTGAATGGACCAAATTTTAAAggccaaaaatctattattttcatCAGTTGCCTTTGCTTTACCTTTACAcattaatcaagaaaattttttctttttagacTGACGGACTTGATGAAGTCTTCCAAGACGTTCATTTTCCATTTGAAAACTTTACACAAACGGGTGAAGTTGTTTCGGTACGTGTGGTAATGGATCCCCAACATGGAACTGATGCCATGGGAGAAACATCTCTTAATGTGGCAGCTGCTAGTTTACAACAACACAATCAACCtcaccagcagcagcaacaacagcaaacaaCACCAAATCTAGTGCCTGAAGAATTTAGCGATACTGAAGACATGCTAGAAGGAATAAGGGATAAAGTACTAATAGAGGATACTTGTGATACAATGGATCTAATGACACCAACTTCAAATGGTTTAAGGCCACattggtaaataaaattttgaataataaagaAGTAGTTCTAATCTTTAATTACGTTTTATCAAGGTTTACAAACAATTGTTTCAACGGCATCGATTTGAAAACGAAACCATTTTGTGACGTTTTATTTTCTGGACAATTTGCTCCCATTTTAAATACCGATCCCACGGTGCCTCTCATGCCAGCTGAACCTCATTTAACAACGGGCAAAATGATGCATAGAGAATTGGAGCCAAATCCAACTGAATTGCAACCGCCTGCTCCAAGTGCACAGGCACCACCGCTATCACTTACAGAACCAGTACAAAATGAAGCAGATTTACCATTGCAATTTGCTCACTCCCAACCATCTTTGCTTCATAACGACCACTGTTTAAATCATGAACATCACCAAGTTCCCCTACAGCCTCACCTAAATGAGCTAAATGAACAGCAACTCCTACAAGCACAACATATTAAAATTGAAGAAACGCCCCCTCATATCAACGACATTCCCTACCAAAATTCCGAAGACACTTTAAGTGGAAACGAGCTCGAGCCAGATGAGCCAGAAGATCTTCATGAAGCAAATGAAGACACCGAAGATGAGTACAATTCTCATTTAGAACAAGATCACGAAATTATACCCTATAACCATGTGAAAACCGAAGATTGTGATGAAAGTGTGCTCGATGACAATGGCGAAGAGATTTGTTTGGAAAACGATCATAACAGCGAAAATGGTAAACGCAAACGTTACATCTGCAATAAATGTCAACGTATTTTCAATTCCTGCAATGCACTCAAATATCATAATCGCACACATTCCGGTTTAAGACCACATCAATGTGAGATTTGTGACAAATCATTCTTTGCCATTGGTGCCCTGAAAGCTCATACACGCACTCACACTGGTGACAAGCCCTTCGAATGTGAACATTGTGATCGCAAGTTTAGACAATGGGGCGATCTCAAATATCACACGATTTCCATACACAGCAACGAAAAGAATCACCAATGTGAATTTTGTGGCAAAGCTTTTTCACGCAAATACTCGCTTGTGGTGCATCTGCGTATACACACGAGTGAGAGAAATTATAAGTGTGAATTTTGCACGAAAACATTTCGTGCCAGTACGTATTTGCAAAATCATCGTAAAATTCATACCGGTAagctattttatttacatatatacaattattaaattgttaagtTTTATTATGAAATCGATAtactacaataacaaatttttcgaatttatctTCCTTTCCAGGCGAAAAACCCTACGAGTGTGATGTTTGTTCAAAACGATTTCGGGTCTCTGGTGATTTGCGTCGCCATCAACGCATCCACGAGcgaaaaaaacaaaagcagGAGTTATTGAAGAAAGATAAAAAGGAGGAAGAGGTTCAATAGAACAACCTTATGCTTCACAcacagtcattatttttaatttcatattttattatgaatttttaatttattattttaaacaaacataacAACATTAGTATTACACTTTTAACACAAAAGTGCATTAAGCGGAAATTGTACAGTTTTAATTGTAGtcaaataaataagttttatattttatgagaacaacattaaacatatttatatcaTG comes from Calliphora vicina chromosome 2, idCalVici1.1, whole genome shotgun sequence and encodes:
- the LOC135949953 gene encoding zinc finger protein 202 isoform X1; the protein is MELNDYNGFEDHCKNNEIDLKVKFVQKESHSIDTMEQIMQRKEQEFIDHTLLAPEYMRDPNHFIMDLMNFPKTEAGTHNNGDNLTTDLHFHNSLFPVGTDSHQHPNEPRKSPPNSVFMPLNNDFLMPVQKSYNTTVNSVTTEDENGVKVVQQLLLTDSNVTLDDNSIDGDCDLTRFNSRKVLPHKKRISRKLKIHHCDSDLQLNVPLDDHKLPHVDQLVVGPGSMQQFRCELCGHVTCSQLDFFAHLKQHYEPSTPDTILAAMKTSLDVLGPEKTAEHLCAIKKTDGLDEVFQDVHFPFENFTQTGEVVSVRVVMDPQHGTDAMGETSLNVAAASLQQHNQPHQQQQQQQTTPNLVPEEFSDTEDMLEGIRDKVLIEDTCDTMDLMTPTSNGLRPHWFTNNCFNGIDLKTKPFCDVLFSGQFAPILNTDPTVPLMPAEPHLTTGKMMHRELEPNPTELQPPAPSAQAPPLSLTEPVQNEADLPLQFAHSQPSLLHNDHCLNHEHHQVPLQPHLNELNEQQLLQAQHIKIEETPPHINDIPYQNSEDTLSGNELEPDEPEDLHEANEDTEDEYNSHLEQDHEIIPYNHVKTEDCDESVLDDNGEEICLENDHNSENGKRKRYICNKCQRIFNSCNALKYHNRTHSGLRPHQCEICDKSFFAIGALKAHTRTHTGDKPFECEHCDRKFRQWGDLKYHTISIHSNEKNHQCEFCGKAFSRKYSLVVHLRIHTSERNYKCEFCTKTFRASTYLQNHRKIHTGEKPYECDVCSKRFRVSGDLRRHQRIHERKKQKQELLKKDKKEEEVQ
- the LOC135949953 gene encoding zinc finger protein 202 isoform X2, whose protein sequence is MELNDYNGFEDHCKNNEITLLAPEYMRDPNHFIMDLMNFPKTEAGTHNNGDNLTTDLHFHNSLFPVGTDSHQHPNEPRKSPPNSVFMPLNNDFLMPVQKSYNTTVNSVTTEDENGVKVVQQLLLTDSNVTLDDNSIDGDCDLTRFNSRKVLPHKKRISRKLKIHHCDSDLQLNVPLDDHKLPHVDQLVVGPGSMQQFRCELCGHVTCSQLDFFAHLKQHYEPSTPDTILAAMKTSLDVLGPEKTAEHLCAIKKTDGLDEVFQDVHFPFENFTQTGEVVSVRVVMDPQHGTDAMGETSLNVAAASLQQHNQPHQQQQQQQTTPNLVPEEFSDTEDMLEGIRDKVLIEDTCDTMDLMTPTSNGLRPHWFTNNCFNGIDLKTKPFCDVLFSGQFAPILNTDPTVPLMPAEPHLTTGKMMHRELEPNPTELQPPAPSAQAPPLSLTEPVQNEADLPLQFAHSQPSLLHNDHCLNHEHHQVPLQPHLNELNEQQLLQAQHIKIEETPPHINDIPYQNSEDTLSGNELEPDEPEDLHEANEDTEDEYNSHLEQDHEIIPYNHVKTEDCDESVLDDNGEEICLENDHNSENGKRKRYICNKCQRIFNSCNALKYHNRTHSGLRPHQCEICDKSFFAIGALKAHTRTHTGDKPFECEHCDRKFRQWGDLKYHTISIHSNEKNHQCEFCGKAFSRKYSLVVHLRIHTSERNYKCEFCTKTFRASTYLQNHRKIHTGEKPYECDVCSKRFRVSGDLRRHQRIHERKKQKQELLKKDKKEEEVQ